In the genome of Ctenopharyngodon idella isolate HZGC_01 chromosome 19, HZGC01, whole genome shotgun sequence, one region contains:
- the LOC127501673 gene encoding 1-acylglycerol-3-phosphate O-acyltransferase ABHD5 — MRTNQEEFVLTEGRSRCISSWLPSWCPTSLSHLIKSEDRILKPIKVKFTQGHVPISNGNYIWTLGFNEVECSSDLSTTGVQQLKVPLVLLHGFGGGVGLWVKNLSAFAGEGRPVYALDMLGFGRSSRPTFGRDAKDAEEQFVQSLEDWRKAEGLEHMILLGHDLGGYVSTAYALKYPHRLKHLVLVEPWGFAARPNVQERWVPIWIKAFGAAMNPFNPLGPLRLAGPLGPLLLQVLRSDFKQKYASVFADDTVADYIYHVNAQTASGETAFKNMTIPYGWPQHPMMEQVEKISPSLPMTFIYGSRSSIEGQSGKAIQEMRPNSQTKIIVIQGAGHYVFADQSEDFNQAVLKICNNEC; from the exons ATCAAGGTGTATCTCCAGTTGGCTGCCGTCCTGGTGTCCCACCTCACTCTCCCATCTTATAAAATCAGAAGACAGAATCCTGAAAC ccaTCAAAGTGAAGTTTACTCAAGGACATGTTCCCATTTCTAATGGCAACTACATTTGGACGCTGGGCTTTAATGAAGTAGAGTGCTCATCTGACCTCTCAACCACTGGGGTTCAACAACTTAAGGTCCCATTAGTGCTACTACATGGTTTTGGGGGTGGAGTGGGTCTCTGGGTGAAAAACCTATCTGCCTTTGCAGGGGAAGGAAGGCCTGTGTACGCACTGGACATGCTGGGATTTGGACGCAGCAGTCGACCAACCTTTGGTAGGGATGCCAAGGATGCAGAGGAGCAGTTTGTACAATCCCTGGAGGACTGGAGAAAGGCAGAAGGGTTGGAACATATGATTCTCCTGGGCCATGATCTTGGAGGATATGTGTCTACTGCCTATGCCCTGAAATATCCTCACag ATTGAAGCACTTGGTGTTGGTGGAGCCATGGGGTTTTGCAGCAAGACCAAATGTTCAGGAGCGTTGGGTTCCCATTTGGATTAAAGCCTTTGGGGCAGCAATGAATCCATTCAACCCTCTTGGTCCGCTTAGGCTGGCAGGCCCACTGG GTCCTTTGTTGCTGCAGGTTTTGCGATCAGATTTTAAGCAGAAATATGCTTCTGTATTTGCCGACGACACTGTGGCTGATTACATATACCATGTAAATGCACAAACGGCCAG TGGTGAGacagcatttaaaaacatgacaatCCCATACGGATGGCCTCAGCACCCCATGATGGAACAAGTGGAGAAGATCAGTCCCTCTCTTCCAATGACTTTCATCTACGGATCACGTTCCAGCATTGAAGGCCAATCAGGAAAAGCCATTCAAGAAATGAGACCAAATTCGCAAACAAAAATCATA GTTATCCAGGGTGCAGGTCACTACGTATTTGCAGACCAATCAGAAGACTTCAACCAGGCTGTGCTCAAGATATGCAATAATGAATGCTGA